A single Dunckerocampus dactyliophorus isolate RoL2022-P2 chromosome 2, RoL_Ddac_1.1, whole genome shotgun sequence DNA region contains:
- the slc4a1b gene encoding solute carrier family 4 member 1b (Diego blood group) isoform X2 gives MMKDHKEQTYWQETGRWEGHEESFDPQSGVWTTSHVSYLTFKSLVQLRRSMNTGVMLFNSEEKTWASMGEKMVAEMLKLKQIRPGDQEGVMKSLLQNRSQQVDPESQALTDGVDLRRFSVKERRDECDRVEASMVLVGALDFLEKPVVVFVRLKEATPLDSTLEAPEPLRFVFVLIGPSNADMDYHETGRAMAALMADKVFNQAALRAKNLRSLIDAMGDFMDCSIVIPPTEIQSEAMLSSIINFQKKLLQERFHSSESMLDSKPRQVSFCTGTPPEDPLARTGRPFGGMIRDVKRRYQYYKSDIKDALNAQVLAAIIFIYFAALSPAITFGGLLADKVENMMGVPELLISTSIQGIIFCFVAAQPVLVIGFSGPLLVFEEAFYAFCKSQDIEYIVGRVWVGVWLVIIVVIIVACEGSFLVRFISRFTQEIFSILISIIFIYETFAKLARIFKAHPLILNYEHLNESIENPWRPRVEQTIMYDNDTGNATIIVNTIKPPYPNTALLSMCLMFGCFFIAYFLRQFKNGTFLPGKVRRLIGDFGVPIAIFLMIVVDYSIDDTYTQKLVVPKGLMVSNPAKRGWLINPFGERTPFPVWMMFACCVPALLVFILIFLESQITTLIVSKPERKMVKGSGFHFDLLILVGMGGISAIFGVPWLSAATVRSVTHANALTVMSKGPKPVIERVLEQRISGIVVALLVGLSILMEPILKMIPMSALFGIFLYMGVTSLNGIQLWDRMLLLLIPKKYHPDEPYATRVSTGRMHLFTGIQIVCLAVLWIVKSSPASLALPFILILTIPLRMIMTGRLFTELEMKCLDADDAKVTFEEEPGQDVYWETQMPL, from the exons ATGATGAAGGACCACAAGGAGCAGACCTACTGGCAGGAGACAGGTCGATGGGAAGGCCACGAGGAGAGCTTTGACCCCCAGTCCGGGGTGTGGACGACTTCGCATGTCTCCTACCTCACCTTCAAGAGCCTGGTCCAGCTGCGACGCTCCATGAACACAG GTGTGATGCTTTTCAACAGTGAGGAGAAGACCTGGGCCAGCATGGGTGAGAAGATGGTCGCTGAGATGCTCAAACTGAAGCAGATCAGACCAGGAGACCAGGAGGGGGTGATGAAATCCCTCCTCCAGAACCGCAG TCAACAAGTTGATCCTGAGAGTCAAGCCTTGACCGATGGAGTGGATCTACGCAGATTTTCAGTCAAGGAAAGG AGGGATGAATGTGACCGTGTGGAGGCCTCCATGGTGTTAGTAG GAGCTTTGGACTTCCTGGAAAAGCCTGTGGTTGTGTTTGTGCGTCTGAAAGAAGCGACGCCGCTCGACTCCACCTTGGAGGCTCCGGAACCTCTGCGCTTTGTCTTTGTGCTGATTGGGCCGAGCAATGCTGACATGGATTACCACGAGACTGGACGAGCCATGGCGGCGCTAATGGCTGATAAA GTGTTCAACCAGGCGGCATTGCGAGCTAAAAATCTGCGAAGCCTAATCGACGCTATGGGCGACTTCATGGACTGCAGCATTGTCATCCCACCCACTGAGATCCAAAGTGAAGCCATGCTCAGCTCCATCATAAACTTCCAGAAgaagttactccaggagagatTCCACTCATCTGAATCCATGCTGGACAGCAAGCCTCGCCAGG TTTCCTTCTGTACCGGAACTCCGCCTGAAGATCCTCTGGCCCGCACGGGTCGACCCTTTGGTGGGATGATTCGAGACGTTAAAAGACGCTACCAGTACTACAAGAGTGACATTAAAGATGCTCTCAACGCTCAGGTTCTTGCTGCCATCATCTTCATCTATTTTGCAGCGCTCTCTCCTGCCATCACCTTCGGTGGTCTCCTAG cTGACAAGGTAGAGAACATGATGGGCGTTCCGGAGCTTCTCATCTCAACAAGCATCCAGGGCATCATTTTCTGCTTTGTTGCTGCCCAGCCTGTGCTTGTCATTGGCTTTTCTGGTCCTCTGTTAGTATTTGAAGAGGCCTTCTATGCT TTCTGCAAGTCCCAGGACATTGAGTACATTGTCGGGCgagtgtgggtgggtgtgtggcTGGTCATCATCGTGGTGATCATTGTAGCCTGCGAGGGAAGCTTCCTGGTGCGCTTCATCTCCCGCTTCACCCAGGAGATATTCTCCATCCTCATCTCCATCATCTTCATCTACGAAACCTTTGCCAAGCTCGCAAGG ATCTTCAAGGCCCACCCGCTGATACTGAATTACGAACATCTGAATGAGTCAATAGAAAACCCCTGGCGCCCAAGGGTGGAACAAACGATCATGTACGACAACGACACTGGCAACGCCACCATTATCGTCAACACTATTAAGCCACCTTACCCCAACACGGCTCTGCTGTCCATGTGCCTCATGTTTGGCTGTTTCTTTATCGCCTACTTCCTGCGCCAGTTCAAGAACGGCACCTTTCTGCCTGGAAAA GTCAGACGTTTAATAGGTGACTTTGGTGTGCCCATTGCCATTTTCCTCATGATTGTCGTAGACTACAGCATTGACGACACCTACACTCAG AAACTAGTGGTCCCTAAAGGTCTGATGGTGTCCAATCCGGCCAAAAGAGGTTGGCTCATCAATCCATTTGGAGAGCGCACCCCCTTCCCTGTATGGATGATGTTTGCATGCTGTGTCCCGGCCTTGCTCGTGTTCATCCTCATCTTCCTGGAGTCACAAATCACAAC CTTGATCGTGAGCAAACCTGAGAGGAAGATGGTCAAAGGCTCCGGGTTCCACTTTGACCTCCTCATCCTGGTGGGCATGGGTGGCATCAGCGCAATATTTGGCGTGCCGTGGCTCAGCGCCGCCACTGTGCGCTCCGTCACGCACGCCAATGCCCTCACAGTCATGAGCAAAGGGCCCAAACCTGTGATCGAGAGAGTGCTGGAGCAGAGGATCAGTGGCATTGTGGTAGCTCTGCTGGTTG GTCTGTCCATTCTGATGGAGCCCATCCTCAAGATGATCCCCATGTCGGCCTTGTTTGGGATCTTTCTTTACATGGGAGTTACATCACTAAACGGCATCCAGCTGTGGGACCGGATGCTGCTTCTCTTAATTCCTAAGAAATACCATCCAGATGAGCCGTATGCTACCAGA GTGAGCACCGGCAGAATGCACTTGTTCACGGGCATCCAGATTGTGTgccttgctgttttgtggattgTCAAGTCCAGTCCAGCGTCCCTTGCACTTCCATTCATTCTCATTCTTACCATTCCCTTACGCATGATCATGACCGGGCGTCTCTTCACTGAGCTGGAGATGAAATGC ttggatGCTGACGATGCTAAAGTGACGTTTGAGGAGGAGCCGGGACAAGACGTATACTGGGAAACACAGATGCCATTGTAG
- the slc4a1b gene encoding solute carrier family 4 member 1b (Diego blood group) isoform X1, with the protein MMKDHKEQTYWQETGRWEGHEESFDPQSGVWTTSHVSYLTFKSLVQLRRSMNTGVMLFNSEEKTWASMGEKMVAEMLKLKQIRPGDQEGVMKSLLQNRSQQVDPESQALTDGVDLRRFSVKERRDECDRVEASMVLVGALDFLEKPVVVFVRLKEATPLDSTLEAPEPLRFVFVLIGPSNADMDYHETGRAMAALMADKVFNQAALRAKNLRSLIDAMGDFMDCSIVIPPTEIQSEAMLSSIINFQKKLLQERFHSSESMLDSKPRQGMAALTTIYGQKHPPNKDFFPAVSFCTGTPPEDPLARTGRPFGGMIRDVKRRYQYYKSDIKDALNAQVLAAIIFIYFAALSPAITFGGLLADKVENMMGVPELLISTSIQGIIFCFVAAQPVLVIGFSGPLLVFEEAFYAFCKSQDIEYIVGRVWVGVWLVIIVVIIVACEGSFLVRFISRFTQEIFSILISIIFIYETFAKLARIFKAHPLILNYEHLNESIENPWRPRVEQTIMYDNDTGNATIIVNTIKPPYPNTALLSMCLMFGCFFIAYFLRQFKNGTFLPGKVRRLIGDFGVPIAIFLMIVVDYSIDDTYTQKLVVPKGLMVSNPAKRGWLINPFGERTPFPVWMMFACCVPALLVFILIFLESQITTLIVSKPERKMVKGSGFHFDLLILVGMGGISAIFGVPWLSAATVRSVTHANALTVMSKGPKPVIERVLEQRISGIVVALLVGLSILMEPILKMIPMSALFGIFLYMGVTSLNGIQLWDRMLLLLIPKKYHPDEPYATRVSTGRMHLFTGIQIVCLAVLWIVKSSPASLALPFILILTIPLRMIMTGRLFTELEMKCLDADDAKVTFEEEPGQDVYWETQMPL; encoded by the exons ATGATGAAGGACCACAAGGAGCAGACCTACTGGCAGGAGACAGGTCGATGGGAAGGCCACGAGGAGAGCTTTGACCCCCAGTCCGGGGTGTGGACGACTTCGCATGTCTCCTACCTCACCTTCAAGAGCCTGGTCCAGCTGCGACGCTCCATGAACACAG GTGTGATGCTTTTCAACAGTGAGGAGAAGACCTGGGCCAGCATGGGTGAGAAGATGGTCGCTGAGATGCTCAAACTGAAGCAGATCAGACCAGGAGACCAGGAGGGGGTGATGAAATCCCTCCTCCAGAACCGCAG TCAACAAGTTGATCCTGAGAGTCAAGCCTTGACCGATGGAGTGGATCTACGCAGATTTTCAGTCAAGGAAAGG AGGGATGAATGTGACCGTGTGGAGGCCTCCATGGTGTTAGTAG GAGCTTTGGACTTCCTGGAAAAGCCTGTGGTTGTGTTTGTGCGTCTGAAAGAAGCGACGCCGCTCGACTCCACCTTGGAGGCTCCGGAACCTCTGCGCTTTGTCTTTGTGCTGATTGGGCCGAGCAATGCTGACATGGATTACCACGAGACTGGACGAGCCATGGCGGCGCTAATGGCTGATAAA GTGTTCAACCAGGCGGCATTGCGAGCTAAAAATCTGCGAAGCCTAATCGACGCTATGGGCGACTTCATGGACTGCAGCATTGTCATCCCACCCACTGAGATCCAAAGTGAAGCCATGCTCAGCTCCATCATAAACTTCCAGAAgaagttactccaggagagatTCCACTCATCTGAATCCATGCTGGACAGCAAGCCTCGCCAGGGTATGGCTGCATTAACTACCATCTACGGACAAAAGCATCCACCTAATAAAGATTTCTTTCCTGCAGTTTCCTTCTGTACCGGAACTCCGCCTGAAGATCCTCTGGCCCGCACGGGTCGACCCTTTGGTGGGATGATTCGAGACGTTAAAAGACGCTACCAGTACTACAAGAGTGACATTAAAGATGCTCTCAACGCTCAGGTTCTTGCTGCCATCATCTTCATCTATTTTGCAGCGCTCTCTCCTGCCATCACCTTCGGTGGTCTCCTAG cTGACAAGGTAGAGAACATGATGGGCGTTCCGGAGCTTCTCATCTCAACAAGCATCCAGGGCATCATTTTCTGCTTTGTTGCTGCCCAGCCTGTGCTTGTCATTGGCTTTTCTGGTCCTCTGTTAGTATTTGAAGAGGCCTTCTATGCT TTCTGCAAGTCCCAGGACATTGAGTACATTGTCGGGCgagtgtgggtgggtgtgtggcTGGTCATCATCGTGGTGATCATTGTAGCCTGCGAGGGAAGCTTCCTGGTGCGCTTCATCTCCCGCTTCACCCAGGAGATATTCTCCATCCTCATCTCCATCATCTTCATCTACGAAACCTTTGCCAAGCTCGCAAGG ATCTTCAAGGCCCACCCGCTGATACTGAATTACGAACATCTGAATGAGTCAATAGAAAACCCCTGGCGCCCAAGGGTGGAACAAACGATCATGTACGACAACGACACTGGCAACGCCACCATTATCGTCAACACTATTAAGCCACCTTACCCCAACACGGCTCTGCTGTCCATGTGCCTCATGTTTGGCTGTTTCTTTATCGCCTACTTCCTGCGCCAGTTCAAGAACGGCACCTTTCTGCCTGGAAAA GTCAGACGTTTAATAGGTGACTTTGGTGTGCCCATTGCCATTTTCCTCATGATTGTCGTAGACTACAGCATTGACGACACCTACACTCAG AAACTAGTGGTCCCTAAAGGTCTGATGGTGTCCAATCCGGCCAAAAGAGGTTGGCTCATCAATCCATTTGGAGAGCGCACCCCCTTCCCTGTATGGATGATGTTTGCATGCTGTGTCCCGGCCTTGCTCGTGTTCATCCTCATCTTCCTGGAGTCACAAATCACAAC CTTGATCGTGAGCAAACCTGAGAGGAAGATGGTCAAAGGCTCCGGGTTCCACTTTGACCTCCTCATCCTGGTGGGCATGGGTGGCATCAGCGCAATATTTGGCGTGCCGTGGCTCAGCGCCGCCACTGTGCGCTCCGTCACGCACGCCAATGCCCTCACAGTCATGAGCAAAGGGCCCAAACCTGTGATCGAGAGAGTGCTGGAGCAGAGGATCAGTGGCATTGTGGTAGCTCTGCTGGTTG GTCTGTCCATTCTGATGGAGCCCATCCTCAAGATGATCCCCATGTCGGCCTTGTTTGGGATCTTTCTTTACATGGGAGTTACATCACTAAACGGCATCCAGCTGTGGGACCGGATGCTGCTTCTCTTAATTCCTAAGAAATACCATCCAGATGAGCCGTATGCTACCAGA GTGAGCACCGGCAGAATGCACTTGTTCACGGGCATCCAGATTGTGTgccttgctgttttgtggattgTCAAGTCCAGTCCAGCGTCCCTTGCACTTCCATTCATTCTCATTCTTACCATTCCCTTACGCATGATCATGACCGGGCGTCTCTTCACTGAGCTGGAGATGAAATGC ttggatGCTGACGATGCTAAAGTGACGTTTGAGGAGGAGCCGGGACAAGACGTATACTGGGAAACACAGATGCCATTGTAG